A single genomic interval of Tsukamurella paurometabola harbors:
- a CDS encoding methionine synthase translates to MSDPLAPLVGGVTAIGSVPGTDPREAAATVVGELEVPFLPELPNRGIGADMIGRSAALLVDIGFDVSTTGYRIGVPGGRVARLAGDHLERDIDALEEAYEVARRRGLGLVKTQVAGPLTLAAGLELPNGHRVARDRGAMRDVAASLAEGLVRHVADLRRRLGSDVVLQLDEPSMWSVVHGTVPALTKLDPVRAVPAPEAAELLASVVAAVDEPVLLHLCGEIDWDVVRRVPVDGALLDATRLTAADYEGFGELAESRTVVGLGLAPAVPTPRRRSPQDLSAPALRLYDEVGLPRRDLARATVTPVCGSPGSPGIRPILDACKEIRSVLAEESVA, encoded by the coding sequence ATGTCTGACCCGCTCGCGCCGCTCGTCGGCGGGGTGACGGCGATCGGCTCGGTCCCCGGCACGGACCCGCGCGAGGCGGCCGCCACCGTCGTGGGCGAGCTCGAGGTGCCGTTCCTGCCCGAGCTCCCGAACCGGGGGATCGGCGCGGACATGATCGGCCGCTCCGCCGCCCTGCTCGTCGACATCGGGTTCGACGTCTCCACCACGGGCTACCGCATCGGCGTGCCCGGCGGTCGCGTCGCGCGGCTCGCGGGCGACCACCTTGAGCGGGACATCGACGCGCTGGAGGAGGCCTACGAGGTCGCCCGGCGGCGCGGCCTCGGCCTGGTCAAGACGCAGGTCGCGGGCCCGCTCACCCTCGCCGCCGGCCTGGAGCTGCCGAACGGCCACCGGGTGGCCCGCGACCGCGGCGCGATGCGCGACGTCGCCGCCTCGCTCGCGGAGGGACTCGTCCGACACGTCGCCGATCTGCGACGACGGCTCGGATCGGACGTCGTGCTGCAACTCGACGAGCCGTCGATGTGGTCGGTCGTGCACGGCACCGTGCCCGCTCTCACCAAGCTCGACCCCGTGCGCGCCGTCCCCGCGCCCGAGGCGGCCGAGCTTCTCGCGTCCGTCGTGGCGGCGGTCGATGAGCCCGTGCTGCTGCATCTGTGCGGCGAGATCGACTGGGACGTCGTGCGCCGCGTCCCGGTCGACGGTGCCCTGCTCGATGCGACCCGGCTGACCGCGGCCGACTACGAGGGCTTCGGCGAGCTCGCCGAGTCACGGACCGTCGTGGGACTGGGCCTCGCGCCCGCGGTCCCCACGCCGCGCCGCCGCTCGCCGCAGGACCTCTCCGCCCCCGCGCTCCGGCTCTACGACGAGGTCGGCCTGCCGCGCCGCGATCTGGCCCGAGCGACCGTCACCCCCGTGTGCGGTTCGCCCGGTTCGCCCGGGATTCGACCGATTCTCGACGCCTGCAAGGAGATTCGGTCGGTCTTGGCGGAGGAATCGGTGGCCTAG
- a CDS encoding ammonium transporter yields the protein MFPTTGAVDGADTAWLLAAFALVLLMTPGLALFYGGMVRSKSVLNMMMMCLTAIPVVWLLWVAFGYSLAFGPDRGGVVGDPTAFAGLRGLLGAFGADGADAGAVPLVGHVPALLFVAFQAGFAMVTVALIAGAVADRMRFVSWLVFAGLWATLVYFPVAHWVFSLPGLTAEHGGWIVQHLKAIDFAGGTAVEINSGASALVMALLLGRRAGWPRDPMRPHNLPFVMLGAGLLWFGWFGFNAGSTLAANGSAALIVVNTLGAGAVSMVSWLIVEKVRHGKPTSFGAASGVVAGLVAITPSCSAVTPIGALAVGAAAGAISSYAIELKYRWRYDDSLDVVGVHLVSGVVGMLMIGLVGSAAAPAGRDGLLYGGGVDQLWRQAVAVIAVLGYAMAVTLAIGLLLKATIGLRADPQHEADGLDDGLHAESAYDFHVVRGGRLEPGR from the coding sequence ATGTTCCCGACCACCGGGGCAGTCGATGGTGCAGACACCGCCTGGCTGCTCGCCGCGTTCGCGCTCGTGCTGTTGATGACCCCGGGGCTCGCCCTGTTCTACGGCGGCATGGTCCGCAGCAAGAGCGTGCTCAACATGATGATGATGTGCCTCACCGCCATCCCCGTGGTGTGGCTGCTGTGGGTGGCGTTCGGCTACTCCCTGGCCTTCGGGCCCGATCGCGGCGGCGTGGTGGGCGACCCGACCGCGTTCGCCGGCCTGCGCGGCCTGCTCGGGGCGTTCGGCGCCGACGGGGCCGACGCGGGCGCGGTGCCGCTCGTCGGCCACGTGCCCGCGCTGCTCTTCGTCGCCTTCCAGGCGGGCTTCGCCATGGTCACCGTCGCCCTGATCGCGGGCGCGGTGGCGGACCGCATGCGGTTCGTCTCCTGGCTCGTCTTCGCCGGCCTGTGGGCGACCCTCGTGTACTTCCCGGTCGCGCACTGGGTGTTCTCACTACCCGGCCTCACGGCCGAACACGGCGGCTGGATCGTCCAGCACCTCAAGGCGATCGACTTCGCCGGTGGCACGGCGGTCGAGATCAACTCGGGCGCCTCGGCGCTGGTCATGGCGCTGTTGCTCGGCCGCCGCGCCGGATGGCCGCGCGATCCCATGCGGCCCCACAACCTGCCCTTCGTCATGCTCGGCGCGGGCCTGCTGTGGTTCGGCTGGTTCGGCTTCAACGCCGGATCCACCCTGGCGGCGAACGGGTCCGCCGCGCTCATCGTCGTGAACACGCTCGGCGCCGGCGCCGTGTCGATGGTCTCCTGGCTGATCGTCGAGAAGGTGCGGCACGGCAAGCCCACGTCGTTCGGCGCCGCGTCCGGCGTCGTCGCGGGGCTGGTCGCGATCACCCCGTCGTGCTCGGCGGTCACGCCGATCGGCGCGCTCGCGGTCGGCGCCGCAGCGGGCGCGATCAGTTCGTACGCGATCGAGCTCAAGTACCGCTGGCGGTACGACGACTCGCTCGACGTGGTGGGCGTGCACCTGGTCAGCGGCGTCGTGGGCATGCTGATGATCGGGCTCGTCGGTAGCGCCGCGGCGCCGGCCGGGCGCGACGGCCTGCTGTACGGCGGCGGCGTCGACCAGCTGTGGCGGCAGGCCGTGGCGGTGATCGCGGTCCTGGGCTACGCGATGGCGGTGACGCTCGCGATCGGCCTCCTGCTCAAGGCGACGATCGGGCTGCGGGCCGACCCGCAGCACGAGGCCGACGGTCTCGACGACGGCCTGCACGCCGAGTCCGCCTACGACTTCCACGTCGTGCGCGGCGGGCGGCTCGAACCCGGGCGGTGA
- a CDS encoding MmcQ/YjbR family DNA-binding protein: MPHPIMFSDDDPVLARVRDIALAFPEATEKIAHGRPTFRCGKMFAMYGGGTKKTATRPHEQRDTSVLFIADPAERVALEQDERFYLPAYMASAGWLGLDLTIGTVDWDEVRELVDASYRQIAPKRAIAALDQD, encoded by the coding sequence ATGCCCCATCCGATCATGTTCTCCGACGACGATCCGGTGCTGGCACGCGTCCGCGACATCGCCCTCGCCTTCCCGGAGGCGACCGAGAAGATCGCCCACGGCCGCCCGACGTTCCGCTGCGGCAAGATGTTCGCGATGTACGGCGGCGGCACGAAGAAGACGGCCACCCGGCCGCACGAGCAGCGCGACACCAGCGTGCTGTTCATCGCGGACCCGGCCGAGCGGGTGGCGCTGGAGCAGGACGAGCGCTTCTACCTTCCCGCGTACATGGCGTCGGCGGGCTGGCTCGGGCTCGACCTGACCATCGGCACCGTCGACTGGGACGAGGTGCGCGAGCTCGTGGACGCGAGCTACCGGCAGATCGCACCGAAGCGCGCGATCGCGGCCCTGGACCAGGACTGA
- a CDS encoding TIGR03619 family F420-dependent LLM class oxidoreductase, translated as MRTGIVQFTSDRGLPPHRLAPLIEAAGFASYFVPEHGHIPTRRDAAHPGTGTAELPDDRYLRTLDPWAALAAAAAVTERIELATAVALPVQADPITLAKTIATVDHLAGGRVALGVGFGWNLDELADHGVPAGRRRTMLREYLEAMRALWRDEEAEYEGEFVSFGPSWAWPKPPGDVPVLVGAGATDKNFTWIAKNADGWITTPQDRGIADAARRLAEIWREHGRDGAPRIVALDGRPDRERLARWGDAGITDVLYPAIDTDEAAAADHLRRLAAAVGG; from the coding sequence GTGCGTACCGGGATCGTCCAGTTCACCTCCGATCGCGGACTGCCGCCGCACCGGCTCGCGCCGCTGATCGAGGCGGCCGGGTTCGCCTCCTACTTCGTGCCCGAGCACGGCCACATCCCCACCCGCCGGGACGCGGCGCACCCGGGTACCGGCACGGCTGAACTGCCCGACGACCGCTACCTCCGGACGCTGGATCCGTGGGCCGCGCTCGCCGCCGCCGCGGCGGTCACCGAACGGATCGAGCTCGCCACGGCCGTGGCGCTGCCGGTCCAGGCCGATCCGATCACCCTCGCCAAGACGATCGCCACCGTCGATCACCTCGCGGGTGGGCGCGTCGCGCTCGGTGTCGGCTTCGGCTGGAACCTCGACGAACTGGCCGATCACGGCGTCCCCGCGGGCCGTCGGCGGACCATGCTCCGCGAGTATCTCGAGGCGATGCGCGCGCTGTGGCGCGACGAGGAGGCCGAGTACGAGGGCGAGTTCGTCTCCTTCGGGCCGAGCTGGGCGTGGCCGAAGCCGCCGGGGGACGTCCCGGTCCTGGTCGGTGCCGGCGCCACCGACAAGAACTTCACCTGGATCGCGAAGAACGCCGACGGCTGGATCACCACGCCGCAGGACCGCGGGATCGCCGACGCCGCCCGCCGGCTCGCCGAGATCTGGCGCGAGCACGGGCGCGACGGTGCGCCGCGCATCGTCGCGCTCGACGGACGCCCCGACCGGGAGCGGCTCGCCCGCTGGGGTGACGCGGGGATCACCGACGTTCTGTACCCGGCGATCGACACCGACGAGGCCGCTGCCGCGGACCACCTGCGGCGCCTCGCCGCCGCGGTCGGCGGGTGA
- the ligA gene encoding NAD-dependent DNA ligase LigA, translating to MSKELTEDDRRAWQELAEEVRGHQFRYYVQDAPVLSDGEFDALLRRLQEMETAFPELAVADSPTKLVGGGFSTEFTAVDHLERMMSLDNVFDEGELRDWIARVQKDVGGEVVLLTELKIDGVALNLVYENGSLVRGATRGDGRTGEDVTLNARTLRDVPHVLTPSDEFPVPQVLEVRGEVFFRLADFEELNAGLVAEGKAPFANPRNSAAGSLRQKNPQVTSRRKLGMICHGLGRIQGEWSPSSLHDAYRALAAWGLPVSAHTKRVSGADAVVDRVFYWGEHRHDPEHEIDGLVVKVDEIALQRRLGATSRAPRWAIAYKYPPEEVTTKLLDIRVNVGRTGRVTPYAYMAPVTVAGSTVEFATLHNASEVERKGVLIGDTVTIRKAGDVIPEVLGPVVDLRDGTERPFVMPVTCPECGATLAPSKEGDADIRCPNTETCPAQLRERLFYLAGRTCFDIEGLGYEAASALTASPVLHNEGDVFSLTEEDLLQVPLFTNDGGTLSANAQRLLTNLEVAKNKPLWRVLVGLSIRHVGPSAARALAQEFGSLDAIAEAGVDRLAEVDGVGRTIAEAVIDWFTVDWHREIVEKWRAAGVRLEDERDESVQRTLEGLSVVVTGSLQNYSRDEAKEAILVRGGKAAGSVSKKTAFVVIGDAPGSKADKAEQLGVPILDEDGFTRLLTEGPDAVRPPEAEEPAAE from the coding sequence ATGTCGAAGGAGCTGACCGAGGACGACCGCCGGGCGTGGCAGGAACTCGCGGAGGAGGTGCGCGGGCACCAGTTCCGCTACTACGTGCAGGACGCCCCCGTGCTCTCCGACGGGGAGTTCGACGCGCTGCTGCGCCGGCTGCAGGAGATGGAGACGGCCTTCCCGGAGCTCGCGGTGGCCGATTCGCCCACCAAGCTGGTGGGTGGTGGATTCTCCACGGAGTTCACCGCGGTGGACCACCTCGAACGGATGATGTCGCTGGACAACGTCTTCGACGAGGGCGAGCTCCGTGACTGGATCGCACGCGTGCAGAAGGACGTCGGCGGCGAGGTCGTCCTCCTCACCGAGCTCAAGATCGACGGTGTCGCGCTCAACCTGGTGTACGAGAACGGCTCCCTCGTGCGCGGCGCCACCCGGGGCGACGGCCGCACCGGCGAGGACGTCACGCTCAACGCGCGCACCCTGCGCGACGTCCCGCACGTCCTCACGCCGTCGGACGAGTTCCCGGTTCCCCAGGTGCTCGAGGTGCGCGGCGAGGTCTTCTTCCGGCTCGCGGACTTCGAGGAGCTCAACGCCGGCCTCGTCGCGGAGGGCAAGGCCCCCTTCGCGAACCCCCGGAACTCGGCCGCCGGATCGTTGCGCCAGAAGAACCCGCAGGTCACTTCGCGGCGCAAGCTCGGGATGATCTGCCACGGACTGGGCCGGATCCAGGGGGAGTGGTCCCCGTCGTCGCTGCACGACGCCTACCGCGCCCTCGCGGCGTGGGGCCTGCCGGTCTCGGCGCACACGAAGCGGGTCTCCGGTGCCGACGCGGTGGTGGACCGCGTCTTCTACTGGGGCGAGCACCGGCACGACCCGGAGCACGAGATCGACGGCCTGGTGGTGAAGGTCGACGAGATCGCCCTCCAACGCCGACTGGGCGCCACCTCGCGCGCGCCGCGGTGGGCCATCGCGTACAAGTACCCGCCGGAGGAGGTCACCACGAAGCTGCTCGACATCCGGGTCAACGTGGGCCGCACCGGCCGGGTCACCCCGTACGCCTACATGGCACCGGTCACCGTCGCCGGTTCGACGGTCGAGTTCGCCACGCTGCACAACGCCTCCGAGGTCGAGCGCAAGGGCGTGCTCATCGGGGACACCGTGACCATTCGCAAGGCAGGCGACGTGATCCCCGAGGTGCTCGGCCCCGTCGTCGATCTCCGGGACGGCACCGAACGGCCCTTCGTCATGCCCGTCACCTGCCCGGAGTGCGGCGCGACGCTCGCCCCGTCGAAGGAGGGGGACGCCGACATCCGGTGCCCCAACACCGAGACCTGCCCCGCTCAGCTCCGCGAGCGGCTCTTCTACCTGGCCGGGCGCACCTGCTTCGACATCGAGGGGCTGGGCTACGAGGCCGCCTCGGCGCTCACCGCATCGCCCGTGCTGCACAACGAGGGCGACGTCTTCTCCCTCACGGAGGAGGACCTGCTGCAGGTCCCGCTGTTCACCAACGACGGCGGCACCCTGTCGGCGAACGCCCAGCGCCTGCTCACCAATCTCGAGGTGGCCAAGAACAAGCCGCTGTGGCGTGTGCTCGTCGGGCTGTCCATCCGGCACGTCGGCCCGTCGGCCGCGCGGGCACTCGCGCAGGAGTTCGGCAGCCTGGACGCGATCGCCGAGGCCGGCGTGGACCGGCTGGCCGAGGTCGACGGGGTCGGTCGCACCATCGCCGAGGCCGTCATCGACTGGTTCACCGTCGACTGGCACCGCGAGATCGTCGAGAAGTGGCGCGCCGCGGGCGTGCGCCTGGAGGACGAGCGGGACGAGTCGGTGCAGCGCACCCTCGAGGGCCTGTCCGTCGTCGTGACGGGGTCGCTGCAGAACTACTCGCGCGACGAGGCCAAGGAGGCCATCCTGGTGCGCGGCGGTAAGGCCGCGGGCAGTGTCTCCAAGAAGACGGCGTTCGTCGTGATCGGCGACGCGCCCGGCTCGAAGGCCGACAAGGCGGAGCAACTGGGCGTGCCGATCCTCGACGAGGACGGCTTCACCAGGCTGCTGACGGAGGGGCCGGACGCCGTGCGACCGCCGGAGGCGGAGGAGCCTGCGGCGGAATGA
- a CDS encoding IclR family transcriptional regulator, with translation MSASPAVGRALDILLLLAGKPGPVSAAALARELDLPRSSVYHILAVLQDRGFVVHLPEQHGYGLGVTAFEIGSAYLRHAPLERLAQPILHRLAIQLGQAVHLGVLHGNETLYLLKERPSSGPAAEVSLITDVGVRLPAHLTANGRAILAALPDAQVAALYTRSSALVSRTGRGPRSLAELRRLLAETRERGWADEVEDVTVGLRSVGAAVFDHSGHPMAALSTTWRRHVALPEPGTVGQILRDGAARLTSRISGRPPE, from the coding sequence ATGAGCGCATCGCCCGCGGTCGGCCGGGCCCTCGACATCCTGCTCCTCCTGGCGGGGAAGCCGGGGCCGGTGTCGGCGGCCGCGCTGGCACGCGAGCTCGACCTGCCGCGATCGTCGGTCTACCACATCCTGGCCGTCCTGCAGGACCGCGGCTTCGTGGTGCACCTGCCCGAGCAGCACGGCTACGGATTGGGGGTCACCGCCTTCGAGATCGGCTCGGCGTACCTGCGGCACGCGCCGCTGGAGCGCCTCGCACAGCCGATCCTGCACCGGTTGGCGATCCAGCTGGGACAGGCCGTGCACCTCGGCGTCCTGCACGGCAACGAGACCCTGTACCTGCTCAAGGAACGCCCGTCGTCGGGGCCGGCGGCCGAGGTCTCGCTCATCACCGACGTGGGCGTGCGGCTGCCGGCGCACCTGACCGCCAACGGCCGCGCGATCCTCGCCGCCCTGCCCGACGCGCAGGTGGCCGCCCTGTACACCCGGTCCTCGGCGCTGGTGAGTCGCACCGGTCGGGGCCCGCGGTCGCTCGCGGAGCTGCGCCGCCTCCTCGCGGAGACCCGGGAGCGGGGCTGGGCCGACGAGGTCGAGGACGTGACGGTCGGGTTGCGCTCGGTGGGTGCCGCGGTCTTCGATCACAGCGGGCATCCGATGGCGGCGCTGTCGACCACCTGGCGCCGTCACGTGGCCCTGCCCGAACCCGGCACCGTCGGGCAGATCCTGCGCGACGGGGCCGCGCGCCTGACGTCGCGGATCTCGGGTCGCCCACCGGAGTAG
- the hutC gene encoding histidine utilization repressor, with translation MTIADTEVASLYRARPLPGPAYRRLKELVVEQIASGRWTEGQQLPAETQLASSLGLSRMTVNRALRELTAEGLVVRTAGVGSFVAKPKASSALFEVHSIADEVAARGHRHRAEVHTLTADSADARASADLDVPEGAAVFHSVLVHYEDDRAIQLEDRLVVAAEAPDYLAQDFTRRTPHDYLMEIAPLMRGEHVVEAVTPTAEQRHLLQLAEHEAGLMIRRRTWSRDRVVSVARLLHPGTRYRLEGVFDA, from the coding sequence GTGACGATCGCGGACACGGAGGTCGCGTCGCTCTACCGTGCGCGGCCGCTTCCCGGCCCCGCCTACCGCCGCCTGAAGGAACTCGTCGTCGAGCAGATCGCCAGCGGACGCTGGACCGAGGGGCAGCAACTCCCCGCGGAGACCCAGCTGGCGTCCTCGCTCGGCCTGTCCCGCATGACGGTCAACCGCGCGCTACGCGAACTCACCGCGGAGGGGCTCGTGGTCCGCACGGCGGGCGTCGGCTCCTTCGTCGCGAAGCCGAAAGCCAGCTCCGCGCTCTTCGAGGTGCACTCCATCGCCGACGAGGTGGCCGCGCGCGGGCACCGGCACCGCGCCGAGGTGCACACGCTGACAGCGGATTCCGCCGACGCGCGAGCGTCGGCGGACCTGGACGTCCCGGAGGGCGCCGCCGTTTTCCATTCGGTACTGGTGCACTACGAGGACGACCGGGCGATCCAGCTCGAGGACCGTCTCGTGGTGGCGGCGGAGGCCCCCGACTATCTGGCCCAGGACTTCACCCGGCGCACACCGCACGACTACCTCATGGAGATCGCTCCGCTCATGCGCGGCGAGCACGTCGTCGAGGCCGTCACGCCGACCGCGGAGCAGCGCCACCTGCTGCAACTCGCCGAGCACGAGGCCGGTCTGATGATCCGCCGGCGCACCTGGTCCCGCGACCGCGTCGTCTCGGTCGCACGGCTCCTGCACCCCGGCACGCGGTACCGGCTCGAGGGCGTCTTCGACGCGTAG
- the hutU gene encoding urocanate hydratase, with protein MTHDFSAGARPVRAPHGLDISCRGWQQEGALRMLMNNLDPEVAERPDDLVVYGGTGRAARSWAAFDAIVSTLRTLENDETLLVQSGKPVGVLRTHEWAPRVLLANSNLVGDWANWEHFRNLEAEGLMMYGQMTAGSWIYIGSQGILQGTYETFGAVARKRFGGTLAGTITLTAGVGGMGGAQPLAVTMNDGVAICVDVDEARIDRRIAHGYLDTRAATLDDALELAIAKRDAREPLSIGLVGNAAEVFPALLDRRAPIDIVTDQTSAHDPLSYLPVGIDVEDWRAMAEKDPAYFTEEAQKSMAAHVKAMVGFQDAGAEVFDYGNSIRDEARKGGYDRAFEFPGFVPAYIRPLFEEGLGPFRWAALSGDPEDIAKTDRAILELFPENEHLRRWITMAGEKVHFEGLPARICWLGYGDRHRAGLRFNEMVASGEIGPLAIGRDHLDSGSVASPYRETEAMADGTDAVADWPLLNALVNTSSGASWVSIHHGGGVGMGRSIHAGQVCIADGSDLAAQKLERVLTNDPAMGVIRHADAGYEYANEVARDRGVRIPMRES; from the coding sequence ATGACGCACGACTTCTCCGCCGGCGCCCGTCCCGTGCGCGCCCCGCACGGACTCGACATCTCCTGCCGCGGCTGGCAGCAGGAGGGCGCGCTGCGCATGCTCATGAACAACCTCGATCCCGAGGTCGCGGAGCGGCCGGATGATCTCGTGGTCTACGGCGGCACCGGCCGCGCCGCCCGCAGCTGGGCGGCCTTCGACGCCATCGTGAGCACCCTCCGGACGCTGGAGAACGACGAGACCCTGCTCGTGCAGTCCGGCAAGCCCGTCGGCGTCCTCCGCACCCACGAGTGGGCGCCGCGGGTCCTGCTCGCCAACTCGAACCTGGTGGGCGACTGGGCGAACTGGGAGCACTTCCGCAATCTCGAGGCCGAGGGCCTCATGATGTACGGCCAGATGACGGCCGGCTCCTGGATCTACATCGGCAGCCAGGGCATCCTCCAGGGCACCTACGAGACCTTCGGCGCGGTGGCACGCAAGCGATTCGGCGGCACGCTCGCCGGCACGATCACCCTGACCGCCGGGGTGGGCGGCATGGGCGGCGCGCAGCCCCTCGCGGTGACCATGAACGACGGAGTCGCGATCTGCGTCGACGTCGACGAGGCGCGCATCGACCGCCGCATCGCCCACGGGTACCTGGACACCCGGGCGGCCACGCTCGACGACGCCCTCGAGCTCGCGATCGCCAAGCGCGACGCCCGGGAGCCGCTGTCGATCGGACTGGTGGGCAACGCCGCCGAGGTCTTCCCCGCGCTGCTGGACCGCCGGGCCCCGATCGACATCGTCACCGACCAGACCTCAGCGCACGACCCGCTGTCCTACCTGCCCGTCGGCATCGATGTCGAGGACTGGCGGGCGATGGCGGAGAAGGACCCGGCGTACTTCACCGAGGAGGCGCAGAAGTCGATGGCCGCGCACGTGAAGGCCATGGTGGGCTTCCAGGACGCCGGCGCCGAGGTCTTCGACTACGGCAACTCGATCCGCGACGAGGCCCGCAAGGGCGGCTACGACCGCGCCTTCGAGTTCCCCGGCTTCGTGCCCGCGTACATCCGCCCGCTGTTCGAGGAGGGTCTCGGCCCGTTCCGCTGGGCCGCGCTCTCGGGCGATCCCGAGGACATCGCGAAGACCGACAGGGCGATCCTCGAGCTCTTCCCCGAGAACGAGCACCTGCGGCGATGGATCACCATGGCGGGGGAGAAGGTCCACTTCGAGGGCCTGCCGGCCCGCATCTGCTGGCTCGGCTACGGGGATCGACACCGTGCGGGCCTGAGGTTCAACGAGATGGTCGCGAGCGGCGAGATCGGTCCCCTGGCGATCGGGCGCGACCATCTCGACTCGGGATCCGTCGCCTCGCCGTACCGCGAGACCGAGGCGATGGCCGACGGCACCGATGCGGTCGCCGACTGGCCGCTGCTCAACGCGCTGGTCAACACTTCGTCGGGCGCGTCGTGGGTGTCGATCCACCACGGCGGCGGTGTCGGCATGGGCCGCTCGATCCACGCCGGCCAGGTGTGCATCGCCGACGGCTCCGATCTCGCCGCGCAGAAGTTGGAGCGCGTGCTCACCAACGATCCGGCCATGGGCGTCATCCGGCACGCCGACGCGGGCTACGAGTACGCGAACGAGGTCGCCCGCGACCGCGGTGTCCGCATCCCCATGCGGGAGAGCTGA
- the hutI gene encoding imidazolonepropionase: MSADWTLIDGIGSLVTNDPDVGEGRLGLIRDAAVVIGDGVVQWTGPSDRVPDGAAGTRIDVDGRAVLPGFVDSHSHTVFGGDRAEEFAARMTGAAYGAGGIRTTIAATRAATDEALSANAARLAAEARAQGTTTLEIKTGYGQTVLDESRSLDVAAGVSDEVTLLAAHVAPPEYAGRQDDYVAMVIEEMIPACAPRARWIDVFCEEGAFTEEQSRAVLAAGMSAGLVPRVHGNQLSYGAGVRLAVELGAASVDHVTYTTDADVEALAGSSTVATLLPGADFSTRNKYPDARALLDAGVTVALAADCNPGTSYTTSLPFCIALAVREMHMSPDEAVWAATAGGAAALRRTDVGALRPGMRADLMVLDAPSHLHLAYRPGVPLVSQVFSAGVER; the protein is encoded by the coding sequence ATGTCGGCCGACTGGACCCTCATCGACGGTATCGGCTCCCTCGTCACCAACGATCCCGACGTCGGGGAGGGACGACTCGGGCTGATCCGGGACGCCGCGGTCGTCATCGGCGACGGGGTCGTGCAGTGGACCGGTCCGTCCGACCGCGTGCCCGACGGTGCCGCCGGCACGCGCATCGACGTCGACGGGCGTGCGGTGCTCCCCGGATTCGTGGACAGCCACTCGCACACCGTCTTCGGTGGCGACCGGGCGGAGGAGTTCGCGGCCCGGATGACCGGCGCCGCCTACGGCGCGGGCGGCATCCGCACGACGATCGCCGCGACCCGCGCCGCCACGGACGAGGCCCTCTCCGCGAACGCCGCCCGGCTGGCCGCCGAGGCCCGCGCGCAGGGCACGACCACGCTGGAGATCAAGACCGGCTACGGCCAGACGGTGCTCGACGAGTCCCGCAGCCTGGACGTCGCGGCCGGCGTCTCCGACGAGGTGACCCTGCTCGCCGCCCATGTGGCACCGCCGGAATACGCGGGGCGGCAGGACGACTACGTGGCGATGGTCATCGAGGAGATGATCCCGGCGTGCGCGCCGCGAGCGAGGTGGATCGACGTCTTCTGCGAGGAGGGCGCTTTCACCGAGGAGCAGTCCCGCGCGGTACTCGCCGCGGGGATGAGCGCGGGCCTCGTGCCGCGGGTGCACGGCAACCAGCTCTCCTACGGGGCCGGCGTGCGGCTCGCGGTCGAGCTGGGCGCCGCGTCGGTCGATCACGTCACGTACACCACCGATGCCGATGTCGAGGCGCTCGCGGGTTCGTCGACGGTCGCCACGCTGCTGCCGGGCGCGGACTTCAGCACCCGGAACAAGTACCCCGACGCGCGGGCGCTGCTCGACGCGGGCGTGACCGTCGCCCTGGCGGCGGATTGCAACCCGGGCACCAGCTACACCACCAGCCTCCCGTTCTGCATCGCGCTCGCGGTGCGGGAGATGCACATGAGCCCCGACGAGGCCGTATGGGCAGCCACCGCCGGAGGCGCTGCGGCCCTGCGCCGCACCGATGTCGGCGCGTTGCGCCCGGGGATGCGGGCGGACCTGATGGTGCTCGACGCGCCGTCGCACCTGCACCTGGCCTACCGGCCGGGCGTGCCGCTGGTCTCGCAGGTGTTCTCGGCCGGAGTCGAGCGATGA